One part of the Chryseobacterium sp. 7 genome encodes these proteins:
- a CDS encoding YceI family protein, translated as MKKISVIALVGVGLLLASCDKGKTAETAATAQEQTVAESKGETLAVDTVGSVVNWKAFHKGGMAPRWGTLTVKSGDLSIDGGQVAAGNFVIDMNSIKVDPASVTEKDKKPADLEAHLKNPDFFDVAKNPTSDFKITSVTDLKEAPKDAIAGANKTVSGNLTLSGKTMNVTFPAKVDVAENSAAIQAKFTVNRADWGLKFGTSEADPAEWMISKDIEIAIDVKAKK; from the coding sequence ATGAAAAAAATTAGCGTAATTGCATTAGTAGGAGTAGGATTGCTTTTGGCATCATGTGATAAAGGAAAAACAGCAGAAACAGCAGCTACCGCTCAGGAACAAACCGTAGCAGAAAGCAAAGGTGAGACGCTGGCAGTAGATACAGTAGGTTCAGTAGTAAACTGGAAAGCTTTCCACAAAGGAGGTATGGCTCCACGTTGGGGAACTCTTACTGTAAAGTCTGGAGATCTTAGCATTGATGGAGGACAGGTTGCAGCAGGAAACTTTGTGATCGATATGAACTCTATTAAAGTAGATCCGGCTTCAGTAACAGAAAAAGATAAAAAACCGGCAGATCTTGAAGCACACCTTAAAAATCCTGATTTCTTTGATGTAGCGAAAAACCCTACTTCAGATTTCAAAATTACAAGTGTTACAGATTTGAAAGAAGCGCCAAAAGATGCGATAGCAGGAGCTAATAAAACAGTAAGCGGAAATCTTACCTTATCAGGAAAGACAATGAATGTTACTTTCCCTGCAAAAGTAGACGTTGCCGAAAATTCAGCGGCTATTCAGGCTAAATTTACGGTAAACAGAGCAGATTGGGGGCTTAAATTCGGTACTTCTGAAGCAGATCCTGCAGAATGGATGATCAGCAAAGATATTGAGATCGCTATCGACGTAAAAGCTAAAAAATAA
- the cas2 gene encoding CRISPR-associated endonuclease Cas2 — protein MNSERFNAYRIMWVLVLYDLPTETKANMKEANRFRKGLIDDGFTLFQFSMYVRHCPSRENAEVHIKRVKFMLPKAGKVAIMCITDKQFGDIEIFFARNKEEPPPTFQQLELF, from the coding sequence ATGAACTCCGAAAGGTTTAATGCATACCGAATTATGTGGGTTTTAGTATTATATGATCTCCCGACTGAGACCAAAGCTAATATGAAAGAAGCGAACCGCTTCCGGAAAGGGCTCATTGATGATGGTTTTACTCTTTTTCAGTTCTCTATGTATGTACGTCACTGCCCAAGCCGCGAAAATGCTGAAGTTCATATCAAAAGAGTAAAATTCATGCTTCCAAAGGCCGGGAAAGTTGCTATTATGTGCATTACGGACAAGCAATTCGGAGATATTGAAATTTTCTTTGCCAGAAATAAGGAAGAGCCACCTCCAACCTTCCAGCAGCTCGAATTATTCTAA
- the cas1 gene encoding type II CRISPR-associated endonuclease Cas1, whose translation MITRSIYIGNPAYLKLKDEQMKILCPETKTEKGSVPVEDLGLLMLDHYQITISHNLIQKMMGNNVVVISCDSHHLPHGIMLPLYGHTEHSNRVKDQLEASEPLKKQLWKQTVECKIENQKNVLMKLGNYYEPMIQYQKNVLSGDTTNMEGIAAQHYWKYLISLDFLRQRFGDSPNQFFNFGYTVLRSIVARAIVETGLLPVMGIFHKNKYNPYCLADDLMEPYRPFIDLLVMQWLKIHPDIDELTKEFKAHILQIATKDVNIDSKIRPLLVAVKTTASSLYKCYTGEKRLISYPQLL comes from the coding sequence ATGATCACGCGCTCTATCTATATCGGCAATCCCGCTTATCTCAAACTCAAAGATGAGCAGATGAAAATCCTCTGTCCGGAAACCAAAACGGAAAAGGGGAGTGTTCCTGTGGAAGATCTGGGATTACTCATGCTGGATCATTATCAGATTACCATTTCGCACAATCTGATTCAGAAAATGATGGGGAATAATGTGGTGGTGATTAGTTGTGATTCCCATCATTTACCCCACGGAATTATGCTTCCGCTGTATGGTCATACGGAACATTCCAACAGAGTAAAAGATCAGCTGGAAGCCAGTGAACCGCTTAAAAAACAGCTTTGGAAACAAACGGTGGAATGTAAAATTGAAAACCAGAAAAATGTTCTTATGAAATTGGGAAACTATTATGAACCTATGATTCAGTATCAAAAAAATGTACTGTCCGGAGATACAACTAATATGGAAGGTATTGCGGCTCAGCATTATTGGAAGTATCTAATCAGCCTGGATTTTTTAAGACAGCGTTTCGGAGATTCTCCCAATCAGTTTTTCAATTTTGGCTATACTGTTCTCAGAAGTATTGTAGCAAGGGCTATTGTAGAAACAGGGCTGCTGCCGGTTATGGGAATTTTCCATAAAAACAAATACAATCCCTATTGTCTGGCTGATGACCTGATGGAACCTTACCGTCCGTTTATCGATTTACTTGTCATGCAATGGCTGAAAATACATCCGGATATAGACGAACTGACTAAAGAATTTAAGGCACATATTCTACAGATTGCTACCAAAGATGTGAATATTGATAGTAAAATAAGGCCGTTGCTCGTTGCTGTTAAAACAACAGCTTCGTCACTATATAAATGTTATACAGGGGAAAAGCGGCTGATCTCTTATCCTCAACTGTTATGA
- the cas9 gene encoding type II CRISPR RNA-guided endonuclease Cas9 (Cas9, originally named Csn1, is the large, multifunctional signature protein of type II CRISPR/Cas systems. It is well known even to general audiences because its RNA-guided endonuclease activity has made it a popular tool for custom editing of eukaryotic genomes.), whose translation MTKNILGLDLGTNSIGWALIKQDFENKYGEILGIGSRIIPMSQDILGDFGKGNSVSQTAERTKYRSVRRLRERFLLRRERLHRVLNILNFLPEHYSSQIDFEKRFGKFKEETEPKLAWKNIGRQFSFLFQVSFNDMLEEFKANGQDLKIPYDWTIYYLRKKALSQKIEKEELAWILLNFNQKRGYYQLRGEDFEEEKDKTFVLLKVERVVDSGENIKGKILYDVYFDNGWKYDKQIVKTEDWIDRTKEFIVSESILKSGEVKRTFKAVDSEKDWIAIKTKTEQEIDQSRKTVGIYIYEALLQNPKQKIKGKLVRTIERKFYKDELKQILEKQREFHQELQNDDLYNDCIRELYRNNEAHQLTLSKKDFVHLLMDDLIFYQRPLRSQKSSISNCTLEFRKYKDENGMEHTQYLKAIPKSNPYYQEFRLWQWICNLNIYRKDDEANVTKDFLSTAQDFENLFEFLNNRKEIEQKPLIKFLFEQKDINKKLFNAEAEKYRWNYVEDKKYPCNETKTMISSRLDKVDNISDDFLTRDIVQKIWHIIYSVNDKIEYEKALKSFAKKHHLDESSFSEAFRKFPPFKSEYGSFSEKAIKKLLPLMRLGKYWNYADIDTFSKDRIQKIINGEYDENIKDKVREKAVHLTSENDFQGLQLWLAQYIIYGRHSEASIIGKWNSTNDLEVFLKDFKQHSLRNPIVEQVITETLRVVKDIWLKYGNGAKDFFNEIHIELGREMKLPADDRKKLTNQISENENTNLRIKALLAEMMNDHSVENVRPFSPMQQEILKIYEDGVLNSGIEIEDEYLKISKTAQPSSADLKRYKLWLEQKYKSPYTGQIIPLNKLFTPEYEIEHIIPQSRYFDDSFSNKVICESAVNKLKDNYIGLEFIKKLGGTVVECGNGKSVTVLKEDQYEDFVKKHYANNRSKRNKLLLEDIPEKMIERQLNDTRYISRYISGILSNIVRVEDGSDEGVNSKNIVPGNGKITTQLKQDWGLNDVWNDLILPRFERMNQLTNSKNFTAWNENHQKFLPTIPIEFSKGFSKKRIDHRHHALDALVIACATKDHVNLLNNQSAKSDTRRYDLKKKLMKFEKVVYHNTQTGQKIEREIPKQFLKPWENFTVETKNSLEEIIISFKQNLRVINKATNYYEKYVEKGGLKNKERVEQTGTNWAIRKSMHKDTVSGKIDLPWVKVPKGKILTATRKSLDTSFDLKSIGSITDTGIQKILRNYLEFKGSPELAFSPEGIEDLNKNIEKYNDGKSHQPINKVRVFELGSKFQVGQTGNKKDKYVEAAKGTNLFFAVYENENGNRSYETIPLNEVIERQKQGLSVVDLKGTIDFFLCPNDLVYIPSEDELENSSNIDFKNFKKDQNKKIYKVVSFSGSQLFFIRQEIAISIVNKTEFSTLNKMERSIDGLMIKENCIKLKVDRLGNISKA comes from the coding sequence ATGACTAAAAATATACTTGGCTTAGACTTGGGAACGAATTCGATAGGGTGGGCATTGATAAAACAGGATTTTGAAAACAAATACGGAGAAATTCTTGGGATAGGGAGCAGGATTATTCCAATGTCACAGGATATTCTGGGCGATTTTGGAAAAGGGAATTCTGTTTCGCAAACCGCAGAACGAACAAAATACAGAAGCGTACGAAGACTACGGGAACGATTCCTTCTAAGAAGAGAGAGGCTTCACAGGGTTTTAAATATTCTGAACTTTCTTCCGGAACACTATTCTTCACAAATAGATTTTGAAAAGCGATTCGGAAAGTTTAAAGAAGAAACCGAACCCAAACTGGCCTGGAAAAATATTGGTAGACAGTTTTCATTTCTGTTTCAGGTTTCTTTCAACGACATGCTTGAAGAATTTAAGGCAAACGGACAGGATTTAAAAATTCCTTACGACTGGACAATTTATTATCTTAGAAAAAAAGCCCTTTCACAAAAAATTGAAAAGGAGGAACTGGCCTGGATTCTTTTGAATTTTAACCAAAAACGTGGATATTATCAATTGCGTGGTGAAGATTTTGAAGAAGAAAAAGATAAGACGTTTGTTCTATTAAAAGTCGAAAGAGTAGTTGATTCAGGCGAAAATATTAAAGGGAAAATTCTATATGATGTTTATTTTGATAATGGTTGGAAATATGACAAGCAAATTGTTAAGACTGAAGACTGGATTGATCGTACAAAAGAATTTATTGTAAGTGAATCCATTTTAAAAAGTGGGGAAGTTAAAAGAACTTTCAAAGCAGTTGATTCTGAAAAAGATTGGATTGCAATAAAAACCAAAACCGAACAGGAAATCGACCAATCTCGCAAAACAGTTGGAATTTACATCTATGAAGCGCTTCTTCAAAATCCGAAACAAAAGATTAAAGGAAAATTGGTTCGGACGATTGAAAGAAAATTCTATAAAGATGAGCTAAAACAAATTTTAGAAAAGCAAAGGGAATTTCATCAGGAACTTCAAAATGATGATTTGTATAATGACTGCATTCGTGAGTTGTACCGAAACAATGAAGCACATCAACTTACTCTGAGTAAAAAAGATTTTGTTCATCTTTTGATGGATGACCTTATTTTCTACCAAAGACCGCTGAGAAGCCAGAAATCTTCTATTTCCAACTGTACGTTGGAATTTAGAAAATATAAGGATGAAAATGGAATGGAGCATACACAGTACTTAAAAGCGATTCCAAAATCTAATCCTTATTATCAGGAATTCCGCCTTTGGCAATGGATCTGCAATTTAAATATTTATAGAAAAGATGATGAAGCGAATGTTACCAAAGATTTTTTAAGTACGGCCCAAGATTTTGAAAATCTGTTTGAATTTTTAAATAATAGAAAGGAAATTGAACAAAAGCCATTGATTAAATTTCTTTTTGAACAAAAAGATATCAATAAAAAATTGTTTAACGCTGAAGCAGAAAAATATCGCTGGAACTATGTAGAAGACAAGAAATATCCTTGCAACGAAACTAAAACGATGATTTCTTCTCGATTGGATAAAGTGGATAATATTTCTGATGATTTCCTGACGAGGGACATTGTGCAGAAAATTTGGCACATTATTTACTCCGTCAATGATAAAATAGAGTACGAGAAAGCCTTAAAATCTTTTGCGAAAAAGCATCATTTAGATGAAAGTTCTTTTTCTGAGGCTTTCAGGAAATTTCCACCATTTAAAAGTGAATATGGTTCCTTTTCGGAAAAAGCAATTAAGAAATTGTTGCCTTTGATGCGATTAGGAAAATATTGGAACTATGCAGATATTGATACATTTTCAAAAGATAGAATTCAGAAAATCATTAATGGAGAATATGATGAAAATATCAAAGATAAAGTAAGAGAAAAAGCGGTTCATCTTACGTCGGAAAATGATTTCCAAGGTTTACAATTGTGGTTGGCTCAATACATTATTTACGGAAGACATTCGGAAGCATCAATAATAGGGAAATGGAATTCTACTAATGATTTGGAAGTGTTTTTAAAAGATTTTAAACAACACTCACTTCGCAATCCAATTGTAGAACAGGTAATTACAGAAACTTTGCGTGTTGTAAAAGATATTTGGCTAAAATACGGAAATGGAGCAAAAGATTTCTTTAATGAAATTCATATTGAGTTAGGAAGAGAAATGAAACTTCCTGCTGATGATCGAAAAAAACTCACTAACCAGATTTCTGAAAATGAAAATACCAATCTCCGCATCAAAGCTCTTTTGGCTGAAATGATGAATGATCATTCTGTAGAAAATGTTCGTCCGTTTTCGCCTATGCAACAGGAAATTCTGAAAATCTATGAAGACGGAGTTTTAAATTCAGGTATTGAGATCGAAGATGAATATTTAAAAATAAGCAAAACCGCACAGCCTTCATCAGCAGATTTAAAACGATATAAACTTTGGCTGGAACAGAAATACAAATCGCCTTACACAGGACAAATTATTCCTTTGAATAAATTGTTTACGCCAGAATACGAAATTGAACACATTATTCCGCAAAGTCGCTATTTTGATGACAGTTTTAGTAATAAAGTAATTTGTGAATCTGCAGTTAATAAATTGAAAGATAATTACATTGGCTTAGAATTCATTAAAAAATTAGGCGGAACTGTTGTAGAATGTGGAAACGGAAAATCGGTAACAGTTTTAAAAGAAGATCAATATGAAGATTTTGTCAAAAAACATTATGCGAACAATCGAAGTAAAAGGAATAAGCTTTTATTAGAAGATATTCCTGAAAAAATGATTGAACGGCAATTGAACGATACCCGTTATATCAGTAGATATATTTCCGGTATACTTTCTAATATTGTTCGCGTTGAAGATGGTTCAGATGAGGGCGTAAATTCTAAAAATATTGTTCCAGGAAATGGAAAAATCACCACCCAACTGAAACAAGATTGGGGATTGAATGATGTTTGGAATGATTTGATTTTACCACGTTTTGAAAGAATGAATCAACTTACTAATTCAAAAAATTTTACCGCGTGGAATGAAAATCATCAAAAGTTTTTACCTACCATTCCAATTGAGTTTTCCAAAGGATTTTCAAAGAAAAGAATTGACCATCGACATCACGCTTTAGATGCTTTGGTGATTGCCTGTGCCACAAAAGATCACGTGAATTTATTAAATAATCAATCGGCAAAATCGGATACCAGACGCTACGATTTGAAAAAGAAATTAATGAAGTTTGAAAAAGTTGTTTATCACAATACGCAAACAGGACAAAAAATAGAAAGGGAAATACCAAAACAATTTTTAAAACCTTGGGAAAACTTTACAGTTGAAACCAAAAATTCTTTAGAAGAAATTATTATAAGTTTTAAGCAAAACCTTCGTGTCATTAATAAGGCGACTAATTATTATGAAAAATATGTAGAGAAAGGTGGTTTAAAAAATAAGGAAAGAGTAGAACAGACAGGAACAAACTGGGCGATTAGAAAATCAATGCATAAGGATACAGTATCCGGAAAAATAGATTTACCTTGGGTAAAAGTTCCAAAAGGAAAAATTTTAACAGCAACGAGGAAAAGCCTTGATACTTCATTTGATTTAAAATCGATAGGATCTATTACTGATACAGGGATTCAGAAAATTCTCAGAAATTATCTGGAATTCAAAGGCAGTCCGGAACTTGCATTTTCACCGGAAGGAATAGAAGATCTGAATAAGAATATTGAGAAGTATAATGATGGAAAATCTCATCAACCGATTAACAAAGTAAGAGTTTTTGAACTGGGAAGTAAATTTCAGGTAGGACAAACCGGAAATAAAAAAGATAAATATGTAGAAGCTGCAAAAGGAACCAATCTGTTTTTTGCTGTTTATGAAAATGAAAATGGAAACAGAAGTTATGAAACTATTCCTTTGAATGAGGTTATAGAAAGACAAAAGCAAGGTTTATCTGTAGTTGACTTAAAAGGAACAATTGATTTTTTTCTTTGCCCGAATGATTTAGTATATATTCCTTCAGAAGATGAACTTGAAAATAGTAGCAACATTGACTTCAAAAATTTTAAAAAAGATCAAAACAAAAAAATTTATAAGGTAGTTAGTTTTAGTGGAAGCCAGTTGTTTTTTATAAGGCAGGAAATTGCCATATCAATTGTAAATAAAACAGAATTTTCCACTTTGAACAAAATGGAGCGTAGTATTGATGGATTAATGATTAAGGAAAATTGTATCAAATTAAAAGTAGACCGTTTGGGAAATATCTCTAAAGCATAA
- a CDS encoding Tex family protein, with the protein MTTVEFIQKQLNISEKSINNTLQLLAEDCTIPFISRYRKDKTGNLDETQIEQISKISKQFEEIVKRKESILKSIEEQDSLTSELQQRIEESFDIQELEDLYLPFKKRKKTKADTAKEKGLEPLAKIIMSQKNNDILFLASKYLTHEVTSEEDALQGARDIMAEWINENMYVRKNLRRLFQRKAVVTSKVVKAKKDEEDAQKFSQYFEWEESLSRTPSHRLLAMLRAEAEGFVKTNVGIDKEEAIDFIEKAVIKSNNESSDQIALAIKDSYKRLLEPAISNEALQEAKEKADKKAIEIFSENLSQLLLAPPLGEKRILAIDPGYRSGCKVVCLDEKGDLLHNETLYPHAPQNESGMAMKKIRSMVNAYNIEAISIGNGTASRETEFFIKKIAFDKPLQVFVVSEAGASVYSASKIAREEFPTYDVTVRGAVSIGRRLSDPLAELVKIDAKSIGVGQYQHDVDQTQLKNELDSTVMKCVNSVGINLNTASKSLLSYVSGIGEKMAENIVNYRAENGAFEDRKQLKKVPRLGEKAFQQAAAFVRIANAKNPLDNSAVHPEAYGIVEKMAKDLGIKTDELIANKDKIALIKPESYITGEIGILGIKDILKELEKPGLDPRKAAKVFEFDPNVKSIKDLKAGMILPGIVNNITAFGCFVDLGIKESGLVHISQLKDGFVSDVNEVVKLHQHVRVKVTEVDEARKRVQLSMIL; encoded by the coding sequence ATGACGACCGTAGAATTTATACAGAAGCAGCTCAATATTTCTGAAAAGAGCATCAATAATACCTTACAATTATTAGCAGAAGACTGCACCATTCCTTTTATTTCCCGTTACCGAAAAGACAAAACCGGAAATCTTGACGAAACACAGATTGAACAGATCTCAAAGATCAGCAAGCAATTTGAAGAAATCGTTAAGAGAAAGGAATCCATTTTAAAATCGATAGAAGAACAGGACTCTTTAACATCTGAGCTTCAGCAAAGAATTGAAGAAAGCTTTGATATACAGGAACTGGAAGACCTTTATCTGCCTTTCAAAAAGCGTAAAAAAACCAAAGCAGATACTGCCAAAGAGAAAGGACTGGAACCTTTAGCCAAAATCATCATGAGCCAGAAAAATAACGATATTCTGTTTCTGGCCTCAAAATATCTTACCCATGAAGTTACTTCCGAAGAAGATGCATTACAGGGAGCAAGAGATATCATGGCAGAATGGATCAATGAAAACATGTATGTCCGTAAGAATCTCAGAAGGTTGTTTCAACGTAAAGCTGTGGTTACCTCCAAGGTGGTAAAAGCTAAAAAGGACGAAGAAGATGCACAGAAATTCTCTCAGTATTTTGAGTGGGAAGAAAGTCTCAGCAGAACACCTTCTCACAGACTTCTTGCTATGTTAAGAGCAGAAGCTGAAGGTTTTGTAAAAACAAATGTAGGAATTGACAAGGAAGAAGCCATTGATTTCATTGAAAAGGCTGTTATCAAATCTAATAATGAAAGTTCGGATCAAATTGCACTGGCGATAAAAGACAGTTACAAAAGACTTCTGGAGCCTGCAATCTCTAATGAGGCACTGCAGGAAGCCAAAGAAAAAGCAGATAAAAAAGCCATTGAAATTTTCTCTGAAAACTTAAGCCAGCTTCTTCTTGCCCCGCCTTTGGGAGAAAAAAGAATTCTGGCAATAGATCCGGGATACCGAAGCGGATGTAAAGTCGTTTGCCTGGATGAAAAAGGAGATTTATTACACAACGAAACCCTCTATCCTCACGCTCCGCAGAATGAGAGCGGAATGGCTATGAAAAAGATCCGTTCTATGGTGAATGCTTATAATATTGAAGCCATTTCTATCGGAAACGGAACTGCAAGCCGTGAAACTGAATTTTTTATTAAAAAGATTGCTTTTGATAAACCTTTGCAGGTTTTCGTAGTTTCGGAAGCCGGGGCCTCGGTTTATTCTGCAAGTAAAATCGCGAGGGAAGAATTTCCGACTTATGATGTAACGGTTCGTGGAGCCGTATCTATCGGGAGAAGACTTTCTGACCCGTTGGCAGAGCTTGTAAAAATTGATGCTAAATCTATCGGTGTAGGGCAATATCAGCATGATGTAGACCAAACCCAACTGAAAAATGAACTTGATTCTACGGTAATGAAATGTGTAAATTCTGTTGGGATTAATCTTAACACCGCAAGTAAATCACTGTTAAGCTATGTTTCCGGAATTGGAGAAAAAATGGCTGAAAACATCGTTAATTACCGTGCTGAAAATGGAGCCTTTGAAGATAGAAAACAGCTTAAAAAAGTTCCAAGACTTGGGGAAAAAGCATTCCAGCAGGCAGCCGCTTTTGTAAGAATTGCAAATGCAAAAAATCCATTGGATAATTCCGCAGTACATCCGGAAGCTTATGGAATTGTAGAAAAAATGGCAAAAGATCTAGGTATTAAAACCGATGAACTTATCGCCAATAAAGACAAAATAGCCCTGATAAAACCTGAAAGTTATATAACAGGTGAAATCGGGATTTTAGGAATTAAAGATATTTTAAAAGAGCTTGAAAAACCGGGACTGGATCCAAGAAAGGCTGCGAAAGTATTTGAATTTGATCCGAATGTTAAAAGCATTAAAGATTTAAAAGCAGGCATGATTCTTCCGGGAATCGTCAACAATATTACGGCTTTCGGGTGTTTTGTAGATCTTGGAATCAAAGAAAGCGGACTGGTTCATATCTCCCAGCTAAAAGACGGATTTGTATCAGATGTTAATGAAGTGGTAAAACTTCATCAGCATGTTCGTGTAAAGGTAACGGAAGTGGATGAAGCCAGAAAAAGAGTGCAGCTGAGCATGATTCTGTAA
- a CDS encoding HAD family hydrolase, which produces MKTKNLIFDLDGTLWDSRATIIKIWNEVLGKHQLIQRELKPEDMNQYMGLLAHDIVKDIIPGISDLQAQALLSEIVAEENKILHIQGGILYDGVESTLKSLASTHSLFIVSNSQDGYIESFLEYYQFNDLFIDFESHGRTQKTKSENIKLLMERNHLAIEDSVYIGDTQTDYNSAKANGLPFVFCQYGFGELSDSRYQPAIFKFSDLQDVGLQ; this is translated from the coding sequence TTGAAAACAAAGAACTTAATTTTTGATCTTGACGGAACATTATGGGATTCCAGGGCTACCATTATCAAAATCTGGAATGAAGTACTGGGTAAACATCAGCTAATCCAAAGAGAATTGAAACCCGAAGACATGAATCAGTATATGGGATTATTGGCTCATGATATTGTAAAAGATATTATTCCAGGCATTTCAGATCTACAGGCTCAAGCTCTTCTTTCTGAAATTGTTGCTGAAGAAAATAAAATATTACACATACAGGGTGGGATTTTATATGATGGTGTTGAAAGTACCCTGAAAAGTCTGGCCAGTACCCACTCTCTTTTTATTGTAAGCAACTCTCAGGATGGTTATATTGAATCATTTTTAGAATATTATCAGTTCAATGATCTTTTCATTGATTTTGAATCCCATGGACGAACCCAAAAAACAAAATCTGAAAATATAAAGCTTCTTATGGAAAGGAATCATTTAGCCATCGAAGATTCCGTATATATTGGTGATACCCAAACGGATTATAACTCCGCAAAAGCCAATGGATTACCTTTTGTCTTTTGCCAATATGGATTTGGTGAACTTTCAGATTCACGTTATCAGCCAGCCATCTTTAAGTTTTCAGATCTACAGGATGTCGGGCTTCAATAA
- a CDS encoding M28 family peptidase: MRINRFFAVPAVMLAAQFSWAQIKVDPKERLSPVVKSFVDEVNNNSQLENLASELLDGIGPRLVGTPEMLAANEWSVGKLRSWGVDANLQQFGTWKGWQRGTTHVDMTYPRVKSLSATQLAWSPATKKAIEAEVIILPKAASKAEFDQWLPSVKGKIVLMAQYQKIGRSDEQIKEFATPELYEKLKAEKEQAAKDFTAYIKNIGYDNNSLPEALEKAGAAGIAISNWTGIMGANRIFGAKTSKIPMIDIDVEDYGMLYRMAEKGTQPKIKIDAQSKILPEAKSFNTIGIIKGKEKPDEYVILSAHLDSWDGAQGATDNGTGTITMLETMRILKKYYPNNKRTIVIGLWGSEEQGLNGSRGFVADNPQIIKGVQAAFNQDNGTGRIVNISGQGFVKAYDYVGRWLDGVPKAVRSHIKTDFPGMPGGGGSDHASFVAAGVPGISLGSLNWGYFGYTWHTTKDTYDKIVFDEVKNNVILTAALAYMASEDPEFSNREKRVMPQDEKGETVKWPELKEPRRSSKDYK, from the coding sequence ATGAGGATAAATAGATTTTTTGCAGTGCCTGCGGTAATGCTGGCTGCTCAGTTTTCATGGGCTCAGATAAAGGTTGACCCGAAAGAAAGGCTTAGCCCTGTCGTAAAAAGTTTTGTAGATGAAGTAAATAATAATTCCCAGCTGGAAAATCTGGCTTCTGAGCTGCTCGACGGAATCGGGCCTCGTCTTGTGGGAACTCCTGAAATGCTGGCTGCCAACGAATGGAGCGTTGGTAAACTTCGTTCCTGGGGGGTAGATGCCAATCTTCAGCAATTCGGAACATGGAAAGGATGGCAGAGAGGAACTACTCATGTAGATATGACCTATCCGCGTGTAAAATCTCTTTCCGCAACACAGCTTGCATGGAGCCCTGCTACCAAAAAAGCCATTGAGGCAGAAGTGATTATTCTTCCGAAAGCAGCCTCCAAAGCAGAATTTGATCAGTGGCTTCCTTCTGTAAAAGGAAAAATAGTGCTGATGGCTCAATATCAGAAGATAGGACGTTCTGATGAGCAGATCAAAGAATTTGCGACTCCGGAACTGTATGAAAAGCTTAAAGCAGAAAAAGAACAGGCAGCCAAAGATTTTACAGCGTATATCAAGAACATAGGATATGATAATAACAGTCTTCCGGAAGCTTTAGAAAAAGCAGGAGCGGCAGGAATTGCCATTTCAAACTGGACAGGCATTATGGGCGCTAACAGAATATTTGGTGCCAAAACATCCAAAATTCCAATGATTGATATTGATGTGGAAGATTACGGAATGCTTTACAGAATGGCAGAAAAGGGCACCCAGCCTAAAATTAAGATTGATGCCCAGTCTAAAATACTTCCTGAAGCCAAAAGCTTTAATACCATAGGAATTATCAAAGGGAAAGAAAAACCCGATGAATATGTGATTCTTTCTGCTCACCTTGACTCATGGGACGGAGCACAGGGCGCTACAGATAACGGAACCGGTACGATTACTATGCTGGAAACCATGAGAATCCTGAAAAAATATTATCCTAATAACAAGAGAACTATCGTCATCGGACTTTGGGGAAGCGAAGAGCAGGGATTAAACGGTTCAAGAGGTTTTGTGGCAGATAATCCGCAGATTATTAAAGGAGTACAGGCTGCTTTCAATCAGGATAACGGAACCGGACGTATTGTCAACATCAGTGGTCAGGGATTTGTAAAGGCTTATGATTATGTCGGAAGATGGCTTGACGGAGTTCCGAAAGCAGTAAGAAGCCACATCAAAACAGATTTCCCTGGAATGCCCGGCGGCGGAGGTTCTGACCATGCTTCATTCGTAGCAGCGGGGGTACCGGGAATTTCTTTGGGATCCCTTAACTGGGGCTATTTTGGATATACATGGCATACAACAAAAGATACCTATGATAAAATTGTTTTCGATGAGGTAAAAAATAATGTGATTTTAACGGCTGCATTAGCATATATGGCTTCTGAAGATCCTGAATTCAGCAACAGAGAAAAAAGAGTGATGCCTCAGGATGAAAAAGGAGAGACGGTAAAATGGCCGGAGCTCAAAGAACCGAGAAGAAGTTCTAAGGATTATAAATAA
- a CDS encoding histone H1: MKELIEKINAEFEAFTTEANQQAEKGNKAAGTRARKAALELSKLFKDFRKVSVEEAKK; the protein is encoded by the coding sequence ATGAAAGAACTAATTGAAAAAATCAACGCAGAATTTGAAGCGTTCACAACTGAGGCAAACCAACAAGCAGAAAAAGGTAACAAAGCAGCTGGAACAAGAGCTCGTAAAGCAGCTTTAGAACTAAGCAAATTGTTCAAAGACTTCAGAAAAGTTTCTGTAGAAGAAGCTAAAAAATAA